In Brienomyrus brachyistius isolate T26 chromosome 14, BBRACH_0.4, whole genome shotgun sequence, the following proteins share a genomic window:
- the fosl2 gene encoding fos-related antigen 2 isoform X1, with translation MQLHTAPTVIQYDDYSGTYDTSSRGSSASPAQPESFTSGSSTIGSPISTSNYQKFRVDMPGSGSAFIPTINAITTSQDLQWMVQPTVITSMSNPYSRSHPYGLPVSGGPGLLGHTALPRPGVIRSIGDARGRRKRDEQLTPEEEEKRRVRRERNKLAAAKCRNRRRELTEMLQGETEKLEEEKAGLQKEIETLQKEKDKLEFMLVAHNPVCKLPPEERHQPCSTMSPNLRSTRNPLHLLNPVVVKQEPMEDQEEKPQRSVIKPICLGGGIGIYCHEGDSLNTPVVAASTPAATPSTANLIFTYPNMLESESPSPSSESCSKAHRRSSSSGDQSSDSLNSPTLLAL, from the exons ATGCAGCTTCACACCGCGCCGACCGTGATCCAATATGAT GACTACTCCGGGACCTACGACACGTCCTCTCGCGGCAGCAGCGCATCCCCCGCCCAACCAGAGTCCTTTACAAGCGGCAGCAGCACAATCGGCAGTCCGATCTCAACTTCAAATTACCAG aagttCAGGGTCGACATGCCAGGCTCCGGCAGTGCCTTCATCCCCACCATCAACGCCATCACAACCAGCCAGGACCTGCAGTGGATGGTCCAGCCCACGGTCATCACCTCCATGTCGAACCCTTACTCTCGCTCGCACCCCTACGGCCTTCCTGTGTCTGGGGGGCCGGGGCTCCTGGGCCACACGGCGCTGCCCCGTCCGGGGGTCATCCGATCCATCGGTGATGCCCGCGGGCGACGCAAGCGGGACGAGCAG CTCACcccagaggaggaggagaagcggAGAGTGAGACGGGAGCGGAACAAGCTGGCTGCCGCCAAGTGCCGCAACCGTCGGAGGGAACTCACCGAGATGCTGCAGGGG GAGACAGAGAagctggaggaggagaaggcCGGCCTGCAGAAGGAGATTGAGACCTTGCAGAAGGAGAAGGACAAGCTGGAGTTCATGCTGGTAGCCCACAACCCAGTGTGCAAGCTGCCGCCTGAAGAGAGGCACCAGCCGTGTTCCACCATGTCCCCAAACCTGCGCAGCACCCGCAACCCGCTGCACCTCCTCAACCCCGTGGTGGTGAAGCAGGAGCCCATGGAAGATCAGGAAGAGAAACCCCAGCGGTCTGTAATAAAGCCcatctgcctgggggggggcatcggCATTTACTGCCATGAGGGGGACAGCCTGAACACCCCCGTGGTCGCCGCCTCCACGCCCGCCGCCACACCCAGCACGGCCAACCTCATCTTCACCTACCCCAATATGCTGGAGTCGGAGAGCCCCTCGCCGTCCTCTGAGTCCTGTTCCAAGGCCCACCGCCGTAGCAGCAGCAGCGGGGACCAGTCGTCAGACTCCCTCAACTCCCCTACCCTGCTGGCCCTGTGA
- the fosl2 gene encoding fos-related antigen 2 isoform X2 — protein MYQDYSGTYDTSSRGSSASPAQPESFTSGSSTIGSPISTSNYQKFRVDMPGSGSAFIPTINAITTSQDLQWMVQPTVITSMSNPYSRSHPYGLPVSGGPGLLGHTALPRPGVIRSIGDARGRRKRDEQLTPEEEEKRRVRRERNKLAAAKCRNRRRELTEMLQGETEKLEEEKAGLQKEIETLQKEKDKLEFMLVAHNPVCKLPPEERHQPCSTMSPNLRSTRNPLHLLNPVVVKQEPMEDQEEKPQRSVIKPICLGGGIGIYCHEGDSLNTPVVAASTPAATPSTANLIFTYPNMLESESPSPSSESCSKAHRRSSSSGDQSSDSLNSPTLLAL, from the exons ATGTACCAGGACTACTCCGGGACCTACGACACGTCCTCTCGCGGCAGCAGCGCATCCCCCGCCCAACCAGAGTCCTTTACAAGCGGCAGCAGCACAATCGGCAGTCCGATCTCAACTTCAAATTACCAG aagttCAGGGTCGACATGCCAGGCTCCGGCAGTGCCTTCATCCCCACCATCAACGCCATCACAACCAGCCAGGACCTGCAGTGGATGGTCCAGCCCACGGTCATCACCTCCATGTCGAACCCTTACTCTCGCTCGCACCCCTACGGCCTTCCTGTGTCTGGGGGGCCGGGGCTCCTGGGCCACACGGCGCTGCCCCGTCCGGGGGTCATCCGATCCATCGGTGATGCCCGCGGGCGACGCAAGCGGGACGAGCAG CTCACcccagaggaggaggagaagcggAGAGTGAGACGGGAGCGGAACAAGCTGGCTGCCGCCAAGTGCCGCAACCGTCGGAGGGAACTCACCGAGATGCTGCAGGGG GAGACAGAGAagctggaggaggagaaggcCGGCCTGCAGAAGGAGATTGAGACCTTGCAGAAGGAGAAGGACAAGCTGGAGTTCATGCTGGTAGCCCACAACCCAGTGTGCAAGCTGCCGCCTGAAGAGAGGCACCAGCCGTGTTCCACCATGTCCCCAAACCTGCGCAGCACCCGCAACCCGCTGCACCTCCTCAACCCCGTGGTGGTGAAGCAGGAGCCCATGGAAGATCAGGAAGAGAAACCCCAGCGGTCTGTAATAAAGCCcatctgcctgggggggggcatcggCATTTACTGCCATGAGGGGGACAGCCTGAACACCCCCGTGGTCGCCGCCTCCACGCCCGCCGCCACACCCAGCACGGCCAACCTCATCTTCACCTACCCCAATATGCTGGAGTCGGAGAGCCCCTCGCCGTCCTCTGAGTCCTGTTCCAAGGCCCACCGCCGTAGCAGCAGCAGCGGGGACCAGTCGTCAGACTCCCTCAACTCCCCTACCCTGCTGGCCCTGTGA
- the fosl2 gene encoding fos-related antigen 2 isoform X3 produces MPGSGSAFIPTINAITTSQDLQWMVQPTVITSMSNPYSRSHPYGLPVSGGPGLLGHTALPRPGVIRSIGDARGRRKRDEQLTPEEEEKRRVRRERNKLAAAKCRNRRRELTEMLQGETEKLEEEKAGLQKEIETLQKEKDKLEFMLVAHNPVCKLPPEERHQPCSTMSPNLRSTRNPLHLLNPVVVKQEPMEDQEEKPQRSVIKPICLGGGIGIYCHEGDSLNTPVVAASTPAATPSTANLIFTYPNMLESESPSPSSESCSKAHRRSSSSGDQSSDSLNSPTLLAL; encoded by the exons ATGCCAGGCTCCGGCAGTGCCTTCATCCCCACCATCAACGCCATCACAACCAGCCAGGACCTGCAGTGGATGGTCCAGCCCACGGTCATCACCTCCATGTCGAACCCTTACTCTCGCTCGCACCCCTACGGCCTTCCTGTGTCTGGGGGGCCGGGGCTCCTGGGCCACACGGCGCTGCCCCGTCCGGGGGTCATCCGATCCATCGGTGATGCCCGCGGGCGACGCAAGCGGGACGAGCAG CTCACcccagaggaggaggagaagcggAGAGTGAGACGGGAGCGGAACAAGCTGGCTGCCGCCAAGTGCCGCAACCGTCGGAGGGAACTCACCGAGATGCTGCAGGGG GAGACAGAGAagctggaggaggagaaggcCGGCCTGCAGAAGGAGATTGAGACCTTGCAGAAGGAGAAGGACAAGCTGGAGTTCATGCTGGTAGCCCACAACCCAGTGTGCAAGCTGCCGCCTGAAGAGAGGCACCAGCCGTGTTCCACCATGTCCCCAAACCTGCGCAGCACCCGCAACCCGCTGCACCTCCTCAACCCCGTGGTGGTGAAGCAGGAGCCCATGGAAGATCAGGAAGAGAAACCCCAGCGGTCTGTAATAAAGCCcatctgcctgggggggggcatcggCATTTACTGCCATGAGGGGGACAGCCTGAACACCCCCGTGGTCGCCGCCTCCACGCCCGCCGCCACACCCAGCACGGCCAACCTCATCTTCACCTACCCCAATATGCTGGAGTCGGAGAGCCCCTCGCCGTCCTCTGAGTCCTGTTCCAAGGCCCACCGCCGTAGCAGCAGCAGCGGGGACCAGTCGTCAGACTCCCTCAACTCCCCTACCCTGCTGGCCCTGTGA